A genomic segment from Clostridium pasteurianum BC1 encodes:
- the thrB gene encoding homoserine kinase yields MLKIKVPASTANMGPGFDSFGMALNLYNEFEIEETDKDIIFLEAGEPSSIPLSENLIYNSMVKAFDKYNYKFKGLYINVIKADVPLSRGLGSSATCIAAGLKAANHIMNNIMSKQEILNLATEIEGHPDNVVAALEGGLDVSLVENNQVVYSKIDPPEDLIFAALIPDFKMSTSNGRKVLPSEYTKEDCVFNISRAALLISVFYNKDFKKLRTCFQDKIHQPYRGESINGLKDIFETAKELGSLGEFISGSGSTLMVVLDKNNTNFLNKMQSYLETTEATWKIKLLQPDCNGTEVTVC; encoded by the coding sequence ATGCTTAAAATTAAAGTTCCTGCTAGCACAGCTAATATGGGACCTGGTTTTGATTCATTTGGTATGGCATTAAACCTGTATAATGAATTTGAAATTGAAGAAACTGATAAGGATATAATATTTTTAGAAGCTGGAGAACCTTCTTCAATCCCTTTAAGTGAAAACCTCATATATAATAGTATGGTGAAAGCTTTTGATAAGTATAATTATAAATTTAAAGGACTTTATATAAACGTAATAAAAGCTGATGTGCCGCTTTCAAGAGGTCTTGGCAGCAGTGCAACCTGTATTGCCGCTGGTCTTAAAGCTGCTAATCATATTATGAATAATATTATGTCAAAACAGGAAATTCTAAATCTAGCTACGGAAATAGAAGGTCATCCAGATAATGTAGTTGCTGCACTGGAAGGTGGGCTTGATGTTTCATTAGTAGAAAATAATCAGGTGGTATATTCTAAAATAGATCCGCCAGAAGATCTTATATTTGCGGCATTAATACCAGATTTTAAAATGAGTACTTCAAATGGTAGAAAAGTTTTACCCAGCGAATACACTAAGGAGGATTGTGTCTTTAATATTTCTAGAGCAGCTTTGTTAATTTCTGTATTTTATAATAAAGATTTCAAAAAGTTACGAACATGCTTTCAGGATAAAATACACCAGCCTTACAGAGGTGAATCCATAAATGGTTTAAAAGATATCTTTGAAACAGCAAAAGAACTTGGCTCCTTAGGGGAATTTATCAGTGGATCAGGCTCTACTTTAATGGTGGTACTAGATAAGAACAACACTAATTTTTTAAATAAAATGCAATCATATTTAGAAACTACAGAAGCTACCTGGAAGATAAAACTACTTCAGCCTGATTGTAATGGTACTGAAGTAACAGTATGCTAA
- a CDS encoding ACT domain-containing protein, with the protein MKNKYLLVDTKVLPDIFEKVIQVKDLINVKKVHDISEAVKIVGISRSTYYKYKDYVFSVSESMKSNKVAIYLLIGHKTGTLSRILDKMAENHANILTINQDIPINNTANVSITFDTYNLKIKLEQLLEDIKNTENVIKADLIAME; encoded by the coding sequence ATGAAAAATAAATATTTATTAGTAGATACAAAGGTACTTCCTGATATATTTGAAAAAGTAATACAAGTTAAGGATCTCATAAATGTAAAAAAAGTCCATGACATAAGTGAAGCAGTAAAAATTGTTGGAATTAGCAGAAGTACTTATTACAAATATAAGGATTATGTATTTTCTGTTTCTGAATCCATGAAAAGTAACAAAGTTGCCATTTATCTACTTATTGGTCATAAAACTGGCACTCTTTCAAGAATACTTGATAAAATGGCTGAAAATCATGCTAATATTCTTACAATAAATCAAGATATACCTATTAATAATACTGCTAATGTAAGCATTACTTTCGATACATATAATCTAAAAATAAAACTTGAACAATTATTAGAGGACATAAAAAATACTGAAAATGTTATTAAGGCTGATTTGATTGCAATGGAATAG
- a CDS encoding homoserine dehydrogenase: MNKVKIALLGLGNVGKGVWEIFKNNTEEIIRRSGCEIEITKILVNDINKDRGIEVPNEILTDNIEEILNDNSIQIIVELMGGVDPAADYILRAIKSKKHVVTANKQLIAIQGKELLDLARKEGVLFYYEGSVAGGIPILKGIEESLTANKIEEIVGIINGTTNYILTKMSLEGMDFETALKEAQEKGYAEADPTSDIESYDAVYKLAILTSLSFGINVNVNDIYREGISKISSHDIQNAKEFGYTIKLLAIAKERGNSLELRVHPTMIPLNHPLSNVNDSFNAILIKGNAVGDLMFYGRGAGSLPTGSAVASDIISILRNDMTLRSISLVENADLQKTILPREEFTSRYYLRLTVKDVSGVLGQISTILGKNDVSISSFIQKGEKDANNIVRIVFITHDTLEGNIMKSIEDLKKLEVVDEIKNLIRVEKFI, from the coding sequence ATGAATAAAGTTAAAATAGCCTTGTTAGGTTTAGGTAACGTAGGTAAAGGTGTCTGGGAAATATTCAAAAATAATACTGAAGAAATAATTCGCCGTTCTGGCTGTGAAATTGAAATAACTAAAATTCTTGTAAACGACATAAATAAAGATAGAGGAATAGAAGTTCCTAATGAAATATTAACTGATAATATTGAAGAGATATTAAATGACAATAGCATACAAATAATAGTTGAATTAATGGGTGGCGTTGATCCAGCTGCTGATTATATATTAAGAGCTATTAAAAGTAAAAAGCATGTGGTAACTGCAAACAAGCAGCTTATTGCAATCCAAGGCAAAGAGTTACTAGATCTTGCCAGAAAGGAAGGTGTGCTCTTCTATTATGAAGGTAGTGTTGCTGGCGGTATTCCTATATTAAAGGGTATCGAAGAAAGTCTTACTGCAAATAAAATTGAAGAGATTGTAGGGATAATAAATGGAACTACTAATTATATTCTTACTAAAATGTCTCTTGAAGGCATGGACTTTGAAACAGCTCTTAAAGAAGCTCAGGAAAAAGGATATGCAGAAGCTGATCCTACATCAGATATTGAATCCTATGATGCTGTATATAAGCTTGCAATATTAACTTCACTTTCCTTTGGAATAAATGTAAATGTAAATGATATATACAGAGAAGGTATTTCAAAGATTTCTTCTCATGATATTCAGAATGCAAAGGAATTTGGCTACACAATAAAGCTCTTAGCTATTGCAAAAGAAAGGGGTAATTCTCTTGAGCTTAGAGTACATCCTACTATGATTCCATTAAATCATCCTCTTTCAAACGTAAATGATTCATTTAATGCTATTCTCATAAAGGGAAATGCTGTAGGCGATTTAATGTTCTATGGAAGAGGCGCCGGTTCTCTTCCAACAGGTAGTGCTGTAGCTAGTGATATAATATCTATTTTAAGAAATGATATGACACTGCGTTCAATTTCATTAGTTGAAAATGCTGATTTACAAAAAACTATACTTCCTAGAGAAGAATTTACTTCTAGATACTATTTAAGACTTACAGTAAAAGATGTAAGTGGTGTTTTAGGTCAAATTTCTACTATATTAGGTAAAAATGATGTAAGTATATCTTCCTTCATTCAAAAGGGTGAAAAGGATGCTAATAATATTGTACGTATAGTGTTTATCACTCATGATACTTTAGAAGGAAATATTATGAAATCAATTGAAGATCTAAAAAAATTAGAAGTAGTAGACGAAATTAAAAATCTAATAAGAGTTGAAAAATTTATTTAG
- a CDS encoding WG repeat-containing protein yields the protein MYSDNSSIIRVTDDSLIRDSFETYEQFKERIEDLKSISIGKAEVLASTYDTQSGICYINVEFYKWNSIVRINCSYLYFVFQDEGIDIAESFNDRYTIRAKLKVKGEKVYVDTESMEICIEDMELKVQTISFLKEPFETYNEFKDKIVNIKDMPLGKVTVERENYDINTGVFEIKIDFNTFKEVKLPNINLFYMVINKGEAAEFYKNNNSCTLYGGLNYINGQIYIDIQGIYILWKENKISVHAAFFDNIFFDTAEEYTNQIKNLSLLSAGKASLNVDKYNKSAEIFPISIEWKDWIIEYVSNIRETYIESNVRLSRELYESGDKYLVYVVLRYDNNIINVDRIKLINFNGDIEVKFKTIQKSISNTVFEECSPIVDVIAYDANNDEEDYAINEKFEFIDGIALMKVNGSYTYVDSQGKRLGLINERLMRFIDSKGKYGYLDKENRVTIIKPYFDYIGTFNDNLARININDKWGYVNEDGQVIIGPTYELARDFHDGFAAVKVKSIIGNKWGYINKLGEIVIKPKFDEVGEFCNGVAYVKVKSILKGIKEGFVYKNGEFHDCLKI from the coding sequence TTGTATAGTGACAATAGTTCTATTATTAGGGTAACAGATGACAGTTTAATAAGGGACTCCTTCGAAACGTACGAACAGTTTAAAGAACGTATCGAAGATCTTAAATCAATTAGTATAGGTAAAGCAGAGGTATTAGCTAGTACTTATGACACCCAGTCAGGTATTTGCTACATTAATGTAGAGTTTTATAAATGGAATTCTATAGTCAGAATTAATTGCAGCTATTTATATTTCGTTTTTCAAGATGAAGGAATTGATATTGCTGAAAGCTTTAATGATCGATATACAATAAGAGCTAAATTAAAGGTAAAAGGTGAAAAAGTTTATGTGGATACAGAGAGTATGGAAATATGCATAGAAGATATGGAACTAAAAGTTCAGACTATAAGCTTTTTAAAGGAGCCTTTTGAAACCTATAACGAGTTTAAGGATAAAATAGTAAATATTAAGGACATGCCCCTAGGTAAAGTTACAGTAGAAAGAGAAAATTATGATATAAATACAGGTGTTTTTGAAATAAAAATAGATTTTAACACTTTTAAAGAAGTAAAACTTCCCAATATAAACTTATTCTATATGGTTATAAATAAGGGTGAAGCAGCGGAGTTCTATAAAAATAATAATTCATGTACTCTATATGGCGGACTAAATTATATAAATGGACAAATATATATAGATATTCAAGGAATCTATATACTATGGAAAGAAAATAAAATTAGTGTACATGCTGCATTCTTCGATAATATATTTTTTGATACAGCAGAAGAATACACAAATCAAATAAAAAACTTAAGTTTGTTGTCAGCAGGTAAGGCAAGTTTAAATGTGGATAAATATAATAAAAGTGCGGAAATTTTCCCCATATCTATAGAATGGAAGGACTGGATAATTGAATATGTTTCAAATATAAGAGAAACCTATATTGAATCCAATGTCAGACTTTCAAGGGAGCTCTATGAATCTGGGGATAAATATCTAGTTTATGTAGTATTAAGATACGATAATAATATTATAAATGTAGATAGGATAAAACTGATAAATTTTAATGGGGACATAGAAGTTAAATTTAAGACTATACAAAAATCCATAAGTAATACTGTATTTGAAGAATGTTCACCTATAGTAGATGTTATTGCTTATGATGCCAATAATGATGAAGAGGACTATGCTATTAATGAAAAATTTGAGTTTATTGATGGAATTGCATTAATGAAAGTTAATGGCAGTTATACTTATGTAGATTCTCAGGGAAAAAGATTGGGACTTATAAATGAAAGATTAATGAGATTTATAGATAGTAAAGGAAAATATGGGTACCTGGATAAAGAGAATAGGGTAACTATTATCAAGCCGTATTTTGATTATATAGGGACTTTTAATGATAATCTTGCCAGAATAAATATTAATGATAAATGGGGATATGTAAATGAAGACGGGCAAGTGATTATAGGTCCTACATATGAACTTGCGAGAGATTTTCATGATGGTTTTGCAGCAGTAAAAGTGAAATCTATTATAGGAAACAAGTGGGGATATATAAATAAACTTGGTGAAATAGTTATAAAGCCTAAATTTGATGAAGTAGGAGAATTTTGCAATGGAGTTGCCTATGTAAAAGTTAAAAGTATTTTAAAGGGAATCAAAGAAGGCTTTGTTTATAAAAATGGTGAATTTCATGATTGTTTAAAAATATAA
- the thrC gene encoding threonine synthase: protein MDNLIYKSTRGHGDPVSASKAILRGIAEDGGLFVPSFIPKIDFNVKEFSKLNYKELAYTVMSKFFTDFTEEELKSCIDKAYDDKFDTKEIAPVKKIGDDFFLELHHGPTLAFKDVALSILPHLLKTSVKKQGIDKEVLILTATSGDTGKAALEGFNNVEGTKIIVFYPEVGVSIVQELQMTTHDGDNTFVVAIKGNFDDAQKAVKEIFTDNKMREQLDGKGFMFSSANSINIGRLIPQVVYYFSAYLDLYKKGEISEGDKINVVVPTGNFGDILAGYFAKSMGLPLDKLICASNKNKVLCDFINTGKYDRNREFYVTNSPSMDILVSSNLERLLYFISGENPEKIQSLMDALSTKGEYSIDEDMKNKLKDFYAGYASETETCEAITELYKTHKEAIDTHTAVAYSVYKKYKENTKDDTKTVILSTASPFKFPKAVMSSIDKKYDDVNEFELIKELSKIAHYAIPQGIRDIDTKPKVHNTVCDKKDIKNVVLDFLKIK, encoded by the coding sequence TTGGATAATTTAATATACAAAAGTACAAGAGGACATGGTGATCCCGTTAGTGCTTCTAAGGCTATACTAAGAGGAATTGCAGAGGATGGAGGTCTCTTTGTACCTAGCTTCATCCCTAAAATAGATTTTAATGTAAAGGAATTTTCAAAACTTAATTACAAAGAATTAGCTTATACCGTAATGAGTAAATTTTTTACTGATTTCACTGAAGAAGAGCTTAAAAGCTGCATAGACAAAGCTTATGATGATAAATTTGATACTAAGGAAATTGCTCCAGTAAAAAAAATTGGTGATGATTTCTTTCTTGAACTCCACCACGGTCCTACTCTAGCTTTTAAGGACGTAGCATTATCTATTCTCCCACATTTATTAAAAACTTCTGTAAAGAAGCAAGGTATTGACAAAGAAGTTTTAATTCTTACTGCAACTTCTGGAGATACAGGTAAAGCAGCTCTTGAAGGTTTTAATAATGTAGAAGGCACAAAGATAATAGTTTTTTATCCTGAAGTTGGTGTTAGTATAGTTCAAGAGCTTCAAATGACTACTCATGATGGTGATAATACTTTTGTAGTTGCTATAAAAGGTAATTTTGATGATGCTCAGAAAGCTGTTAAAGAAATTTTCACTGACAATAAAATGAGAGAGCAACTTGACGGAAAAGGTTTTATGTTCTCTTCTGCAAATTCAATTAATATCGGAAGACTTATTCCTCAAGTGGTATACTATTTTTCAGCCTATTTAGACTTATATAAAAAAGGTGAAATAAGTGAAGGTGATAAAATAAATGTAGTAGTGCCTACTGGTAATTTTGGAGACATCCTTGCAGGATATTTTGCTAAATCCATGGGACTTCCTCTTGATAAATTAATATGCGCTTCAAATAAAAACAAAGTATTATGTGATTTCATAAATACAGGGAAATACGATAGAAATAGAGAATTCTATGTTACTAACTCTCCTTCAATGGATATATTAGTTTCAAGCAATCTAGAAAGACTCCTTTATTTTATTAGTGGTGAAAATCCAGAAAAGATACAATCTCTAATGGATGCTTTATCAACTAAAGGTGAATACTCTATAGATGAAGACATGAAAAACAAACTTAAGGACTTCTATGCTGGATATGCCTCTGAAACTGAAACTTGTGAGGCTATTACAGAGCTTTACAAAACTCACAAAGAAGCCATAGATACTCATACTGCAGTAGCTTACTCAGTATATAAAAAGTATAAAGAGAATACTAAGGATGATACTAAAACAGTAATATTATCTACTGCAAGTCCTTTTAAATTCCCTAAGGCTGTAATGAGTTCTATAGATAAGAAATATGATGATGTAAATGAATTTGAATTAATAAAAGAATTAAGTAAAATAGCACATTATGCTATACCACAGGGTATTAGAGATATCGATACTAAACCGAAGGTACACAATACTGTTTGTGATAAAAAAGATATTAAAAATGTAGTTTTAGATTTTCTGAAGATTAAATAA
- a CDS encoding spore germination protein, producing MANEEFDYKNIQVSVKLNKNVENIKKILDKFPDLIMREIKIANNPKHGAVFFYINKMVNINIMEEVVIKKLISRNEYSPYDISNPEYFKYILGINDKDILSSMDKIINKILDGKVVLFIDEIDKAIVIDLKNIPSRNIEEPVVETVIRGPREGFTENISTDIVLIREKIKSPNLKIEQFILGRETKTDVAIMYLSNIVNIKIVNELKERINQIDVDALFVTNTIKEYIEDDPITKFPTIFSTERPDVIVAKLLGGRIAIFANGTPVVLTVPAIFTEFLISTEDFYVSYIYATFNRYIRYLGFAFSILLPGLFVAIITFHQEVIPTSLLISLIKARSAVPYSSLFESFLMLTVYELVREAGVRMPRAVGQAISTVGALILGQAAVQAGLASTAMVIVIATTSIAAFTIPSTNMYTATILPRFIFLFLGGSLGLLGLITGVIIFLLKLISIRSFGVPYMEPLAPFVKSEFGDLIMRRPIWSKTKRSSIITGKKSKKRKSFNPIEKKFKEKNRE from the coding sequence ATGGCCAATGAAGAATTTGATTATAAAAATATACAGGTCTCAGTAAAGCTAAATAAAAATGTAGAAAATATAAAAAAGATATTAGATAAATTTCCAGATTTAATTATGCGGGAAATAAAAATAGCAAATAACCCAAAGCATGGAGCAGTTTTTTTTTATATAAATAAAATGGTTAATATAAATATTATGGAAGAAGTAGTCATAAAAAAATTAATAAGTAGAAATGAATATTCCCCTTATGATATATCAAATCCAGAGTATTTTAAATATATACTGGGTATAAATGATAAAGATATACTTTCTTCTATGGATAAAATTATAAATAAAATTCTAGATGGAAAAGTAGTTTTATTTATTGATGAAATAGACAAAGCAATAGTAATTGATTTAAAAAATATTCCCAGTAGAAATATTGAAGAACCAGTCGTTGAAACTGTAATAAGGGGACCAAGGGAGGGTTTTACAGAAAATATATCTACAGATATAGTCTTAATTAGAGAAAAAATTAAAAGTCCAAATCTAAAAATAGAACAATTTATACTGGGTAGAGAAACAAAGACAGATGTTGCAATAATGTATCTTTCTAATATAGTAAATATTAAAATAGTTAATGAATTGAAAGAAAGAATAAATCAGATTGATGTGGATGCGCTGTTTGTAACAAACACCATAAAAGAATATATAGAAGATGATCCAATAACAAAATTTCCAACTATCTTTTCCACAGAAAGACCTGATGTTATAGTCGCTAAGTTGTTAGGTGGTCGGATTGCAATTTTTGCTAATGGAACTCCTGTAGTTTTAACTGTTCCAGCAATATTTACAGAATTCCTTATATCTACTGAAGATTTTTATGTAAGTTATATATATGCTACATTTAATCGCTATATTAGATATTTAGGTTTTGCTTTTTCCATACTATTACCTGGTTTATTTGTAGCAATAATAACCTTTCATCAGGAGGTTATTCCAACGTCACTTTTGATAAGTCTTATAAAAGCTCGATCTGCTGTACCCTATTCTTCTTTATTTGAAAGTTTTTTAATGCTTACAGTATATGAACTAGTAAGAGAAGCAGGGGTAAGAATGCCAAGAGCTGTTGGTCAAGCAATAAGTACAGTAGGTGCACTTATACTAGGTCAGGCAGCAGTGCAAGCGGGATTAGCCAGTACAGCCATGGTAATAGTAATAGCTACTACATCTATAGCTGCATTTACAATACCCTCCACAAACATGTATACAGCAACTATATTGCCAAGATTTATCTTTTTATTTCTTGGAGGTTCCTTAGGATTACTTGGGCTAATTACCGGTGTAATAATTTTTTTATTAAAACTTATATCTATTCGTTCATTTGGGGTACCATACATGGAACCTTTAGCTCCATTTGTTAAAAGTGAATTTGGCGATTTAATTATGAGACGTCCTATTTGGAGTAAAACTAAACGATCTAGTATAATAACAGGTAAAAAATCCAAAAAAAGAAAATCATTTAATCCTATTGAGAAAAAATTTAAAGAAAAAAATAGGGAATGA
- a CDS encoding NADP-dependent glyceraldehyde-3-phosphate dehydrogenase: MFENISEGKNYKSLFNGEWVKSKSGKTIQLKSPVDETVIGEIQSLSQEEVNDILENSKAAQIKWGETPINERAEVLFKAAELLEENVEEIAKIMQAEIAKDSKSAVSEVKRTVDFIKFTASEGKHIEGETIGGDNFPGFNKSKLSFVTRVPLGVVLSISPFNYPVNLSASKIAPALIAGNSVVLKPPTQGAISALYLAEVFNKAGLPKGVLNTVTGRGSEIGDYLVTHKNVNFINFTGSTEVGKHIAKEANMIPMLMELGGKDAAIVLEDADLELAAKNIVSGAYSYSGQRCTAVKRVLVIDKVADKLIKLIEERVNQLKVGNPEDGVDITPLIDSKAADFVQSLIDDALAKGAKLILGNKREGNLIYPTLFDNVTTDMRLAWEEPFGPVLPIIRIKDIEEAISIANRSEYGLQSSVFTRNIDDAFYIAKKLEVGTVQINNKTERGPDHFPFLGVKSSGMGTQGIRYSIEAMSRPKAIVLNLPR; encoded by the coding sequence ATGTTTGAAAATATATCGGAAGGTAAAAATTACAAAAGCCTATTTAATGGTGAATGGGTTAAAAGTAAAAGTGGAAAAACCATACAATTAAAATCGCCTGTAGATGAAACTGTAATTGGTGAAATTCAATCTCTTTCCCAAGAAGAAGTAAATGACATCCTTGAAAATTCAAAAGCCGCTCAAATTAAATGGGGAGAAACTCCGATAAATGAACGTGCAGAAGTACTTTTTAAAGCTGCAGAACTTTTAGAAGAAAATGTAGAAGAGATTGCTAAAATAATGCAAGCTGAAATTGCCAAAGACTCTAAATCAGCTGTATCAGAAGTTAAGAGAACTGTTGATTTTATAAAATTTACTGCCAGTGAAGGAAAACATATTGAAGGAGAAACCATAGGAGGAGATAATTTTCCTGGTTTTAATAAAAGCAAATTATCCTTTGTTACAAGAGTTCCCTTAGGTGTTGTTTTATCAATTTCTCCTTTTAATTACCCTGTTAATCTTTCTGCTTCAAAAATTGCCCCTGCCCTTATAGCTGGCAACAGTGTGGTATTAAAACCACCTACACAAGGTGCTATCAGTGCATTATATTTAGCAGAAGTATTTAATAAGGCAGGTCTTCCTAAAGGCGTTCTCAATACAGTTACTGGTAGAGGCTCTGAAATTGGCGACTATTTAGTTACACACAAGAATGTAAATTTTATTAATTTTACAGGTAGCACGGAGGTAGGCAAACATATTGCAAAAGAAGCTAACATGATACCTATGTTGATGGAACTTGGCGGAAAAGATGCTGCTATAGTTCTTGAGGATGCAGACTTAGAATTAGCTGCTAAAAACATTGTTTCAGGAGCTTACAGTTATTCTGGTCAAAGATGTACAGCTGTTAAAAGAGTTTTAGTAATAGATAAAGTTGCTGATAAATTAATAAAATTAATAGAAGAACGAGTTAATCAGCTAAAGGTTGGAAATCCTGAAGATGGAGTTGATATAACACCTTTAATTGATTCTAAAGCAGCAGATTTTGTGCAGAGTTTAATTGATGATGCCCTTGCTAAAGGTGCTAAACTTATCTTGGGAAATAAAAGAGAGGGAAATTTAATTTACCCTACCCTCTTTGACAATGTAACCACAGACATGAGACTTGCTTGGGAAGAACCCTTTGGACCAGTGTTACCTATAATACGCATTAAGGATATAGAAGAAGCCATTTCTATTGCAAATAGGTCTGAATATGGCCTTCAGTCTTCTGTATTTACAAGAAATATTGATGATGCCTTTTATATAGCTAAAAAGCTTGAAGTAGGTACTGTACAGATTAACAACAAAACTGAGAGAGGTCCTGATCACTTTCCTTTCTTAGGTGTTAAATCTTCTGGTATGGGTACTCAAGGTATACGTTATAGCATTGAAGCAATGAGTAGACCTAAAGCTATAGTTTTAAATTTACCTAGATAA
- a CDS encoding GerMN domain-containing protein: protein MKKYKTTFGLFIFLIFIVSAVLFNSCNKITYNANNTNFNSTINNNTQNNTSNDTTQKTNNTIKNYYPFKENMRLNYKGSGNEYASKDVYVDFIKGNKLQLRSINAGTTIGQVLKYGDGQLTLIVSKGEFYYRDDLTSLQSNVNEVILKEPLQKGTSWTLADGRKRSITGTDIAVDTPSGKYKALEVTTTDNNSTIKDYYVVNIGLVKTVFTSAGSDIVTSLKNSIPNSPVVQTIKFYYPKITDTDVAIMYKKNTVNLKTNEDIKNIFQANFRKTLIDGTLPLISNNTKINKLYLNYNENVVYADFSKEFVTEMNAGTSKENGVLTSVVNTLGDYFNVKEVRLTVDGKEYSSGHILMQKGENFKVNYNNATEVK from the coding sequence ATGAAAAAATATAAAACTACTTTTGGCCTTTTCATTTTCCTCATATTTATAGTTTCAGCTGTTTTATTTAATAGTTGTAACAAAATAACTTATAATGCTAATAACACAAATTTCAATAGCACTATCAATAATAATACTCAGAATAACACTAGTAATGATACTACACAAAAGACAAACAATACTATAAAAAATTACTATCCTTTTAAGGAAAACATGAGATTAAACTATAAAGGCAGCGGAAATGAGTATGCTTCTAAAGATGTTTATGTAGATTTTATAAAAGGAAACAAGCTGCAATTAAGAAGTATAAATGCTGGTACTACCATTGGGCAAGTTCTTAAATATGGAGACGGACAGCTTACCTTAATAGTTTCAAAAGGTGAATTTTATTATAGAGATGATTTAACCTCTTTACAAAGCAATGTTAATGAAGTAATTTTAAAAGAACCCTTACAAAAAGGCACTAGTTGGACTCTCGCAGATGGAAGAAAAAGATCTATAACTGGTACTGATATAGCTGTAGATACCCCTTCTGGAAAATATAAAGCTTTGGAAGTTACTACCACTGACAATAATTCTACTATTAAAGACTATTATGTAGTTAATATTGGCCTCGTAAAAACTGTATTCACTTCTGCAGGTTCTGATATCGTTACTTCTTTAAAAAATAGTATACCAAATTCACCTGTAGTTCAAACTATAAAATTTTATTATCCCAAAATTACAGATACCGATGTAGCAATTATGTATAAAAAGAATACAGTAAATTTAAAAACTAATGAGGATATAAAAAATATTTTCCAAGCCAACTTCAGAAAAACACTTATAGATGGTACATTACCTTTAATAAGTAATAATACAAAGATAAATAAATTATATTTAAATTATAATGAGAATGTGGTCTATGCAGATTTTTCAAAAGAATTTGTTACTGAGATGAATGCTGGAACTTCAAAAGAAAATGGAGTACTTACAAGTGTTGTTAATACTCTTGGGGACTACTTTAATGTAAAAGAAGTAAGACTTACTGTGGATGGAAAAGAATATTCCTCAGGACACATTCTAATGCAAAAGGGTGAAAATTTTAAAGTAAACTATAATAACGCTACTGAAGTTAAATAA